Genomic DNA from bacterium:
TTCGGTGTGAACTGACATTATCCTGTTAAAGTTGATTCAATTTATTACAATGAAAAATTAGATATTGTATCAGGTAAAAGCAATTGAGCAAAAATCAAACCTGAAAAAATTATTAAATTGTAATTGAAATGGAATTTTTTTGTAATAATTTAATTAAGATTGAAAGGAGTTTGAAAATATGCAAGAATTTCTAAACCAGACATTTTGGGGAAATACCTTTCAAGCCTACATCATCGCGATCGGAATATTCGTTGCTGGAATTATACTAATTAAGATTTTAAAGAAAATTGTTTTGTACCGGCTGAAAAAATGGGCTGAAAAAACCGAAACAACTCTCGATGATCTGTTAATCAAAACAATTGAGAAGTCATTAATTCCTCTGCTGTATTACGGGGTGTTCTATTCTGCAATAACAAGTTTAACGCTATCAGAGCACGCTTCACAAATTATTGAAGTGGCTTCGTTATTTGTGTTAACATTTTTTATTGTCCGCTTCATAAGCTCAACAATAATGTTTATGATTTCGTACTTTATCAAAAGGCAGGAAAGAGGAGAGGAAAAGGCAAGACAGCTTCGTGGAATGACTGTGCTGATAAATATTTTCGTATGGGTGATCGGAATTGTTTTTCTGATGGATAATCTCGGATTTGATATTTCGGCGGTCATAGCAGGACTTGGAATAGGAGGAATTGCAATTGCTCTCGCAGCACAGGCAATACTTGGCGATCTTTTCAGCTACTTCGTAATCTTTTTAGATCGTCCTTTTGAAGTTGGTGATTTTATAACTGTGCAGGATAAAGTCGGCACCGTTGAATACACAGGAATAAAAACAACGAGAGTTCGTGCACTCACAGGTGAGCAATTAGTGTTTTCGAACACTGACCTGACCAATTCAAGAATTCATAATTTTAAGAAGATGCAGGAACGAAGAGTGGTATTTAAACTCGGAGTGATCTACCAAACAACTGCTGCCCAGCTTGAAGAGATACCGAAACTTGTACGAGGAATTATTGAATCACACAGCGATGTTCGTTTCGACCGCGGACATTTTGCTTCGTACGGTGACTTCAGTCTTAACTTCGAATTTGTTTATTTTGTATCGGGCTCTGATTATGTGAAATATATGGACACCCAGCAAAGCATCAACCTGAAAATTTATTCTGAGTTTGAGAAGAGAAAAATAGAGTTTGCTTATCCTACGCAGACTTTATTTGTAAACAAGGAAGAAAAGAATAGTTAAAATTATTTCAAGTATTTGAATTAACTCCAAACCGTTGTCCAAAGGACTCCTTTGGAGAAACGGTTACCAAAACATTTTAGGTTTTTAGCCCACGACTTAAGTCGTGGATTAATGAAAAAGAGGAGAGAAATAAACCGTTTTAACGGTTTATCAGCCAACCACAATTAATAAATTTATTTCTTACTAAACGGATTGGATGGGATGATTCGTTTTAACAATGACTCCCATCCGAGTTCTTTCCTTATTATGGGTTCAAGAAAGTCTGCAATCTTTTTATGACCAAACCTGTTCGGATGTTTTTCGCAGCCGAAATCTCTTTTCTCATTGAATTTAACATCCACTTTAACAAAATGAATTTTCTTGTCCCCTTTCTTCTGTTTCATTTCGTTCACTATGCTGCTGATATAATCGCAGTGTGGATCTCTTCTCATCGGGCTGCATAAAGTAAAAATGTGTGCGTTCGGATAATGCCTTCTGATATCATTTATCAGCTTCAGATACGCTGTCAGGAACATTTCTCTTTTGGGATGAGGTTTCTGCCAGTAATCATTTCTTCCGAGACGAACAACAACCGCATCCGGCTGCCATAGTTTAAAATCCCAGAGAAGCGAATCATTCATCAATGTTCTTTCATAATAATGAGGAAGCGGCAACTCAGAAGTGCGGAGCGAGTCACCGTAATTTTTTACTGCACCGGACCCCGAGATTGCAACGACGGAATAATCAGCGTTTAACTTTCTTGCAAGCTGTGGACCAAAAGAAAGATAGCTGTTTTCTGTTTCGCGGCTGAATACACAATCGGAAGAATTACCATCGGAACCAAACCCGGTGAAATATGAATCGCCGACAAATTCGATTCTTCTTTTTTTCTTAATGATTTCAATTGGCTTTACAAGATCCTTTCCTCCGTCGAGTATAAATCCTTCAAATGCTGCATCACCGAATAGTGCTTCGGTCCGTTTTGTAATTAATAAAGTGTGAACTTTATTTGGAAGAACGTTTGCAAGAACGTAAACAGTATCCGAAGTTGTCCGTATTATTTTATGAAGTCTTCCGTCAATAAAAATATTATAGTCGCTGTTTCCGTCTTTCAATTTTATCGAACAGGAAGTCCCTTCAAAGCGGGTTCGTATCTGAACACCGGGCCAATCAAATCTAACGCTTTTCGGATTTGAAAAATCAAACCTACCGATGTATTCAATACTCGGATCGTCGGGATCTATATGAGATGAACCCTCAAAAAACTCACAGGAAGTAAGCATTATTTGAATCAAAATTGTTGTAAACAGATAAAAAATTTTTTTCATCGAACGAAAAGATAGTAAAGAAGCAAATGTTTGCCAGCAGAAAATTTTATATTTTTATTTAACTAATAAATCAATCATTATGAAACCGCTATGAAGAAAATTACAGACATTCCTCAAAATATTTTAGAAGTGCCGGTAAACATCATCAAACACCTGACTCCCGGGATTAAAAAGAAAACCACTTCGAAAGTTGGCCTGCCTCCAGGCTCGATCATCCACGTTGGCGAAAAGAAAATTGAAAAGGTTAAAATATCTTTAACAGAGTACGATGAAAAAAATGTTGAAACCTGTGAAATAAATTCTGTTGAGGAAATTGATCCGTATACCGATACGCCGCAAGTTACCTGGGTAAACGTTTGCGGGCTTCACGATACAGAGCTGATAAAACAGATCGGAGAAAAGTTCA
This window encodes:
- a CDS encoding mechanosensitive ion channel, giving the protein MQEFLNQTFWGNTFQAYIIAIGIFVAGIILIKILKKIVLYRLKKWAEKTETTLDDLLIKTIEKSLIPLLYYGVFYSAITSLTLSEHASQIIEVASLFVLTFFIVRFISSTIMFMISYFIKRQERGEEKARQLRGMTVLINIFVWVIGIVFLMDNLGFDISAVIAGLGIGGIAIALAAQAILGDLFSYFVIFLDRPFEVGDFITVQDKVGTVEYTGIKTTRVRALTGEQLVFSNTDLTNSRIHNFKKMQERRVVFKLGVIYQTTAAQLEEIPKLVRGIIESHSDVRFDRGHFASYGDFSLNFEFVYFVSGSDYVKYMDTQQSINLKIYSEFEKRKIEFAYPTQTLFVNKEEKNS
- a CDS encoding endoglucanase, yielding MKKIFYLFTTILIQIMLTSCEFFEGSSHIDPDDPSIEYIGRFDFSNPKSVRFDWPGVQIRTRFEGTSCSIKLKDGNSDYNIFIDGRLHKIIRTTSDTVYVLANVLPNKVHTLLITKRTEALFGDAAFEGFILDGGKDLVKPIEIIKKKRRIEFVGDSYFTGFGSDGNSSDCVFSRETENSYLSFGPQLARKLNADYSVVAISGSGAVKNYGDSLRTSELPLPHYYERTLMNDSLLWDFKLWQPDAVVVRLGRNDYWQKPHPKREMFLTAYLKLINDIRRHYPNAHIFTLCSPMRRDPHCDYISSIVNEMKQKKGDKKIHFVKVDVKFNEKRDFGCEKHPNRFGHKKIADFLEPIIRKELGWESLLKRIIPSNPFSKK